A single genomic interval of Gemmatimonadales bacterium harbors:
- the lepB gene encoding signal peptidase I, whose product MAQSKPTPAKPAFLVWLWEWAKSIAVALVVWLVLRTFLVQAFRIPSGSMENTLLIGDFLFVNKALYGAEIPLVHKRLPAFREPQRNDILVFDGVESDMEIVKRMVGMGGDTLAMEGGQLIRNGVRLDEPYVVHETPLPLAGPEQRFIMRQWQVKYLVGRDTATYNPDLQDWGPIVVPPDSFFMMGDSRDNSHDSRMWGFLPRKNVRGRPMFIYYSYDAKSWKPLPFLTAIRWGRIFSRPR is encoded by the coding sequence ATGGCCCAGTCCAAGCCCACGCCCGCAAAACCTGCGTTTCTCGTCTGGCTGTGGGAGTGGGCCAAGTCCATCGCCGTGGCGCTGGTGGTCTGGCTGGTGCTGCGGACGTTCCTGGTGCAGGCCTTCCGCATTCCCTCCGGCAGCATGGAAAACACCCTGTTGATCGGTGATTTCCTCTTCGTCAACAAGGCGCTCTACGGCGCCGAGATCCCGCTGGTCCACAAGCGGCTCCCCGCCTTCCGGGAACCGCAGCGCAACGACATCCTGGTGTTCGACGGCGTCGAGTCCGACATGGAAATCGTCAAGCGGATGGTGGGGATGGGGGGCGACACGCTGGCGATGGAGGGGGGACAGCTGATCCGCAACGGGGTCCGGCTTGACGAGCCGTATGTCGTGCACGAGACCCCGTTGCCGCTGGCGGGACCGGAGCAGCGGTTCATCATGCGGCAGTGGCAGGTGAAGTACCTCGTCGGGCGCGACACCGCCACCTACAACCCCGACCTGCAGGACTGGGGACCCATCGTCGTGCCGCCGGACTCGTTCTTCATGATGGGCGACAGCCGGGACAATTCGCACGACAGCCGGATGTGGGGCTTCCTGCCTCGGAAGAACGTGCGCGGACGGCCGATGTTCATCTACTACAGCTACGACGCCAAGAGCTGGAAGCCGCTTCCTTTCCTGACCGCGATTCGATGGGGACGGATCTTCAGCCGCCCGAGGTAG
- a CDS encoding spermidine/putrescine ABC transporter substrate-binding protein, which produces MPPAPSDSPPSDRTAPALSRRDFVRATAAAGAAVGLAPWVAACDRRPRLNVYMWSDYIAPETVPDFERETGIRVTVDTYESNAEMLAKLFAGAQGYDILFPTSYLLPSLVEAGLLLQIPDGALANRDNIAPMFQAPSANPHPDFAVPYEWGTSGIAWRRDKLATPPDSWGVFLDPAYAGTMTMMDDAREVLGAMLRYRGHSVNSTDPGQLQQAKTDALAARPNLLAYISAPVRGQIVAGDVWVAQMWNGDAAQAAAESPEISYAVPREGSSIWMDTMAIPSNAPNVREALQFLDYMLRPEVAARNATVTGYGTANAPGTALLADPVPYPTAEELTRLEFYRDLGEDTQLYYQIWTEVKAG; this is translated from the coding sequence ATGCCGCCAGCACCCTCCGACAGCCCGCCGTCTGACCGCACCGCGCCCGCCCTGTCGCGCCGGGACTTCGTGCGCGCGACCGCGGCGGCGGGGGCGGCGGTCGGGCTCGCGCCCTGGGTGGCCGCCTGCGATCGGCGCCCGCGTCTCAACGTTTATATGTGGTCCGACTACATCGCCCCCGAGACGGTGCCCGATTTTGAGCGGGAAACGGGAATCCGCGTGACGGTGGACACCTACGAGAGCAACGCCGAGATGCTCGCCAAGCTCTTCGCCGGCGCGCAGGGGTACGACATCCTCTTCCCCACCAGCTACCTCCTCCCCTCGCTGGTGGAGGCCGGGCTGCTGCTGCAGATCCCGGACGGGGCGCTGGCCAACCGCGACAACATTGCGCCGATGTTCCAGGCACCGTCGGCCAATCCGCATCCCGACTTTGCCGTGCCCTACGAGTGGGGGACTTCAGGAATCGCATGGCGGCGCGACAAGCTCGCCACCCCGCCCGACTCCTGGGGGGTGTTCCTCGACCCGGCCTACGCCGGCACGATGACCATGATGGACGACGCGCGGGAGGTGCTCGGCGCGATGCTGCGCTACCGCGGCCACTCGGTCAATTCGACTGACCCGGGACAACTCCAGCAGGCCAAGACGGATGCGCTGGCCGCCCGGCCAAATCTGCTGGCGTACATCTCCGCGCCGGTCCGGGGCCAGATTGTGGCGGGGGATGTCTGGGTGGCCCAGATGTGGAATGGCGACGCCGCCCAGGCGGCGGCGGAGTCACCCGAGATCAGCTATGCCGTGCCCCGGGAAGGGAGCTCCATCTGGATGGACACGATGGCCATTCCCTCCAACGCGCCGAACGTGCGTGAAGCGCTCCAGTTTCTGGACTACATGCTCCGGCCGGAGGTCGCCGCCCGCAACGCCACGGTCACGGGCTATGGCACCGCGAACGCCCCCGGAACCGCCCTGCTGGCCGATCCCGTGCCGTACCCAACGGCCGAGGAACTGACGCGACTCGAGTTCTACCGCGACCTCGGCGAGGACACGCAGCTGTATTACCAGATCTGGACCGAGGTGAAGGCCGGGTGA
- a CDS encoding HAMP domain-containing methyl-accepting chemotaxis protein → MNLLKSLRSQVSVGMVVLVTLVLLIALSSTRAIRLISQAVEVETGALMAGTEAGSGLVGAVLNEIRSAEQYLLDPSVALQREFIASGDSAYAYQQTFRQLSGLSTQDRYITNKIADEQAAIEVSYSMAHALADLGRDAEARRFADAARAPADTLVADVRALSRSQSARALIRIQALQQDAGSRERNVWALFGLALILGVATTIYTVRTVDRPLRRLVGAAERFGGGDLRPVTLGEMPTELGRLAGAMDEMAARLREVVGIVVKESNQISGSASDFSAMSEELAASSGEISTAMVKMSHSAETQVHGMRDADELLGRLRATAAEADEASSRVVTLGDTIRDLAVRHRTDVAAAGQTLLDVREVVQTSAQQVQELARKSESITEFIDLIKQISSQTNLLALNAAIEAARAGEHGRGFAVVAEEVRHLADSSARAAEDVTKTVQFIRNQVREVSGTMQIGTGKVRGIEGVAGAAARALDDIGAAVQEVRTAAAVVSAQAALNRTIVDQLGGKTAEVAASATEHASASQEVTAAAEEQSASTEEMAAAAGDLLQGATRLTDAMSAFRT, encoded by the coding sequence ATGAACCTCCTCAAGAGCCTCCGCAGCCAGGTGAGCGTCGGCATGGTGGTGCTGGTGACGCTGGTGCTCCTGATCGCGCTCAGCTCCACGCGCGCGATCCGCCTGATCAGCCAGGCGGTCGAGGTCGAGACCGGCGCGCTCATGGCCGGGACCGAGGCGGGCAGCGGCCTCGTCGGCGCGGTGCTGAATGAAATCCGGAGCGCGGAGCAATACCTCCTGGACCCTTCGGTGGCGCTCCAGCGGGAGTTCATCGCGAGCGGCGACTCCGCCTACGCCTACCAGCAGACCTTCCGGCAGTTGAGCGGCCTCTCCACCCAGGACCGCTACATCACGAACAAGATCGCCGACGAGCAGGCGGCCATCGAGGTTTCCTACTCGATGGCGCATGCGCTCGCCGACCTCGGCCGGGACGCCGAGGCGCGCCGCTTTGCCGACGCCGCCCGCGCACCTGCCGACACCCTCGTGGCGGATGTGCGCGCCCTCTCCCGCTCCCAGAGCGCGCGGGCGCTCATCCGGATCCAGGCGCTGCAGCAGGACGCCGGCAGCCGGGAGCGCAACGTCTGGGCGCTCTTCGGACTGGCGCTCATCCTCGGCGTGGCGACCACGATCTACACGGTGCGGACCGTCGACCGCCCGCTGCGCCGGCTGGTCGGCGCGGCCGAACGGTTTGGTGGCGGCGACCTCCGCCCGGTCACCCTCGGCGAAATGCCAACCGAACTGGGACGGCTGGCCGGCGCCATGGACGAGATGGCGGCCCGCCTCCGCGAGGTGGTCGGCATCGTCGTCAAGGAATCCAACCAGATTTCGGGGAGTGCCAGCGACTTCTCCGCGATGAGCGAGGAACTCGCCGCCAGCAGCGGCGAGATCTCGACCGCGATGGTGAAGATGTCGCACAGCGCCGAGACCCAGGTGCACGGCATGCGCGACGCCGATGAACTGCTGGGCCGGTTGCGCGCCACCGCCGCCGAGGCCGACGAGGCCTCGAGCCGGGTTGTCACGCTGGGCGACACGATCCGGGACCTCGCCGTGCGGCACCGGACCGACGTGGCCGCCGCGGGCCAGACCCTGCTCGATGTGCGCGAGGTGGTCCAGACCTCGGCGCAACAGGTGCAGGAACTGGCCCGGAAGTCGGAGTCGATCACGGAGTTCATCGACCTGATCAAGCAGATCTCTTCGCAGACCAACCTGCTGGCGCTCAACGCCGCCATCGAGGCGGCGCGGGCCGGCGAGCATGGGCGCGGATTCGCCGTCGTCGCCGAAGAGGTCCGGCACCTGGCGGACTCGAGTGCGCGCGCCGCGGAGGACGTCACCAAGACGGTGCAGTTCATCCGCAACCAGGTGCGCGAGGTGTCCGGCACCATGCAGATCGGCACCGGCAAGGTACGAGGCATCGAAGGCGTCGCGGGCGCCGCCGCCCGCGCCCTCGACGACATCGGCGCCGCCGTGCAGGAAGTGCGCACCGCGGCCGCCGTCGTCTCCGCGCAGGCCGCGCTCAACCGGACCATCGTCGACCAGCTGGGCGGGAAGACCGCGGAGGTGGCGGCGTCCGCCACGGAGCACGCCTCCGCCAGCCAGGAAGTGACCGCGGCGGCCGAGGAGCAAAGCGCGTCGACCGAGGAAATGGCCGCTGCCGCCGGCGACCTGCTGCAGGGCGCCACGCGCCTGACCGACGCCATGAGCGCCTTCCGCACCTGA
- a CDS encoding HEAT repeat domain-containing protein, with translation MSPLSPFATTYGRLIAAYRAGPKASAEAGTLLAEAVALVATAPATIEAGLFLSGEYDTANIRSHLLRRQVEVLTVAAGASAELLESLARALGGDAPLPEHPAVTYEMVTEIAPLPRAPAPAAGPAAAPPPLFLMGADVFAEDDDRAPSAFGAEVTALTDELGSARERGAWMDALHAAQALVRLTSRVPEVDRRTVAIRAKRALSRPLLVGIIEYAIRTPEEQARAAEVLQWRGGDAAELMLEAIQKTESPEPHRFLLDALARMPDAVPLLLPMLGSPRWHEARHAADVLGRQMVPEALPPLRALLARPEARLRGAALEALARYPAQYGTEALREGLAHASPETRQDAARAIGRRGGGALAMPLLAAIEAERDHATWSAMLTALSRIEAPESAAALSTMALRKRGFLSRGGFSLPQRLEVVGVLAASPTRAARQALLKVAREAEGEVGAAARG, from the coding sequence GTGAGTCCGCTCTCTCCCTTTGCGACCACCTACGGCCGCCTCATCGCCGCCTACCGGGCCGGCCCCAAAGCGTCCGCCGAGGCGGGCACCCTGCTCGCGGAGGCAGTCGCCCTGGTGGCCACCGCCCCCGCCACCATCGAGGCGGGTCTCTTCCTCTCCGGTGAATACGACACCGCCAACATTCGATCGCACCTGCTGCGCCGTCAGGTCGAGGTGCTCACGGTGGCGGCGGGGGCGTCGGCCGAGTTGCTGGAATCGCTCGCGCGCGCGCTGGGCGGCGACGCGCCGCTCCCGGAGCATCCGGCGGTGACGTATGAGATGGTGACCGAGATTGCCCCGCTTCCGCGGGCGCCGGCTCCCGCCGCCGGCCCCGCCGCCGCGCCGCCGCCGCTCTTCCTGATGGGCGCCGATGTTTTTGCGGAGGACGATGACCGTGCCCCCTCCGCCTTCGGGGCCGAGGTAACCGCGCTGACCGACGAGCTTGGCTCGGCCCGGGAGCGCGGCGCGTGGATGGACGCGCTCCATGCCGCGCAGGCGCTAGTGCGGCTCACCAGCCGGGTCCCGGAAGTGGACCGGCGCACCGTGGCCATCCGGGCCAAGCGGGCGCTGTCGCGCCCATTGCTCGTCGGGATCATCGAGTACGCGATCCGGACGCCGGAGGAGCAGGCCCGCGCCGCTGAAGTCCTGCAGTGGCGGGGCGGGGACGCGGCGGAGCTGATGCTGGAGGCGATCCAGAAGACAGAGTCCCCGGAGCCGCATCGGTTTCTGCTCGACGCGCTGGCCCGGATGCCCGACGCCGTCCCGCTCTTGCTTCCGATGCTGGGCAGCCCACGGTGGCATGAGGCCCGGCACGCCGCGGACGTTCTCGGCCGGCAGATGGTCCCCGAGGCGCTTCCTCCGCTGCGCGCCCTCCTTGCCCGACCGGAGGCTCGCCTGCGCGGGGCGGCGCTCGAGGCGCTCGCGCGCTACCCGGCGCAGTACGGGACGGAGGCGCTGCGGGAGGGACTGGCCCATGCGAGCCCGGAAACGCGGCAGGATGCGGCAAGGGCCATTGGCCGGCGCGGTGGTGGGGCGCTCGCGATGCCGCTGCTGGCCGCCATCGAGGCCGAGCGGGACCATGCCACCTGGAGCGCGATGCTGACGGCGCTCTCGCGGATCGAGGCCCCGGAATCGGCCGCGGCGCTGAGCACGATGGCACTACGCAAGCGAGGCTTCCTTTCGCGGGGAGGGTTTTCGCTCCCTCAGCGGCTGGAAGTGGTGGGCGTGCTGGCCGCTTCGCCGACCCGGGCGGCCCGGCAGGCGCTGCTCAAGGTGGCGCGGGAGGCGGAGGGGGAGGTCGGGGCGGCGGCCCGGGGTTAA
- the bcp gene encoding thioredoxin-dependent thiol peroxidase — MAKSSSELAPGAKAPAFKAVSDSGAVVALKDFKGRPVVLYFYPKDDTSGCTTEACEFRDSWRAVQAAGAVVLGVSPDGVASHQKFKKKYELPFTLLVDEDHAVAEAYGAWGEKSMYGRKYFGVLRKTFLIDARGKITHVFPKVKPRGHAAEVLAALAE; from the coding sequence ATGGCCAAGTCGTCGTCTGAACTCGCGCCGGGTGCCAAGGCGCCCGCCTTCAAGGCCGTCTCCGACAGCGGAGCGGTGGTGGCGCTCAAGGACTTCAAGGGACGTCCGGTCGTGCTCTACTTCTATCCGAAGGATGACACCTCCGGGTGTACGACCGAGGCGTGCGAGTTCCGGGACAGCTGGCGCGCGGTCCAGGCGGCCGGGGCGGTGGTGCTCGGGGTGTCACCGGACGGCGTGGCAAGTCACCAGAAATTCAAAAAGAAGTATGAGCTTCCATTCACGCTCCTGGTCGACGAGGACCACGCGGTCGCCGAGGCATATGGAGCCTGGGGTGAAAAGAGCATGTACGGACGGAAGTATTTTGGCGTGCTCCGCAAGACGTTTCTCATAGACGCGCGGGGCAAGATCACGCATGTCTTTCCGAAAGTGAAACCGCGCGGCCACGCCGCCGAGGTGCTGGCGGCGCTCGCGGAGTAG
- a CDS encoding efflux RND transporter permease subunit: protein MFLSDTSVKRPVLATMMSLAIVLFGAIGYTRLSVREYPDIDPPIISVSTFLPGANPRVMESAVTDILEEELSTVEGLRTLTSTSGEQSSNITLEFNLGRSVESAAQDVRDKVSRVRGRLPREVLEPVIAKQDADAQPFYWLALSGANYKLLDLSDIGDRIVKQRLQTIPGVGNSFIAGERRISMRIWVSAKELAARGLTVQDVESAVRSRNVEIPAGRIESDNREFTVRSLGELKTPQEFADLVVANQGGQLVRLRDLARVELGPRDERSVLRFNGTSAVAVGIVRQSKANMVDVADSIRAALPKIEEALPPGVQLRTAFDQSIYVKRSISETIDTLFLAFGLVVIIIFLFLRNLRATIIPGLAIPVSIIGAFGVMYFLGFSINTFTLLALILAIGLVVDDAIIVLENAYRHQEELGETPENAAMRGTSEIGFAVIATTVSLVAVFAPLAFLQGTTGRLFNEFGVALAGSVVISGFVALTLTPMLCAKILRVPKSHGMVYQSLERGLNWLAVTYAATLAWAIRHRAVIIGGAGVSLLVAYVTFHALKREFIPAEDRGFFMAAVTAPQGSTVEYTDGYQRQVEAVMAGVPEIRSFFSVVGFGGDVSGGFLFVNMKDWRDRVRSTQEVVGGIMPQLFGIPGVQAYAFSPSPIGGFGSPVQFVVQHPDFDSLTAVMPAFLARASQIKGLVNVQSNLKVNKPELTVRYDRDRAEDLGVSVSDVGSTLETMLGGRRVSTFTRDNKLYDVMVQMSPEDRATPSDMTALYVRGRQGQLINMAAVTTVDEGVGPQRLFHYNRVPSFTISANPLPGFTLGEALDSLNAVAAELLPRGSSTALSGELREFAESGTALYFAFLLALLVVYMVLAAQFESLVHPFTVLLAVPLAVTGALVTLFFTGATLNLYSQIGMILLIGLASKNSILLVEYANQLREQGKGLLEATLEAGRVRLRPILMTAFATIFGALPIALGLSAGSESRQPLGYVIVGGMFVSTFLTLYLVPVVYVLLETVRERMGARRHPVAESSAGIA from the coding sequence ATGTTTCTCTCAGATACGTCCGTCAAGCGGCCCGTCCTCGCGACGATGATGAGCCTGGCCATCGTGCTCTTCGGGGCCATCGGCTATACCCGGCTCAGCGTCCGCGAGTACCCCGACATCGACCCCCCGATCATCTCGGTCTCCACCTTCCTCCCCGGCGCCAACCCGCGGGTCATGGAATCGGCGGTCACCGACATCCTCGAGGAGGAGTTGAGCACGGTCGAAGGGCTCCGGACCCTGACCAGCACCAGCGGCGAGCAGTCCAGCAACATCACGCTGGAGTTCAACCTCGGCCGCAGCGTCGAGAGCGCCGCGCAGGACGTCCGGGACAAGGTGAGCCGGGTGCGCGGACGGCTGCCGCGGGAGGTGCTGGAGCCGGTCATCGCCAAGCAGGACGCGGACGCGCAGCCCTTCTACTGGCTCGCCCTCTCCGGCGCCAACTACAAGCTGCTCGACCTCTCCGACATCGGCGACCGCATCGTCAAGCAGCGGCTGCAGACCATTCCCGGCGTCGGCAACTCGTTCATCGCCGGCGAGCGGCGGATCTCCATGCGCATCTGGGTGTCCGCCAAGGAACTCGCCGCGCGCGGCCTGACCGTGCAGGACGTCGAGAGCGCCGTCCGCAGCCGGAACGTCGAGATTCCCGCCGGCCGGATCGAGTCGGACAACCGGGAATTCACGGTGCGCTCGCTCGGCGAGCTCAAGACCCCGCAGGAGTTTGCCGACCTGGTCGTCGCCAACCAGGGCGGCCAGCTGGTCCGGCTCCGCGACCTCGCCCGCGTGGAGCTCGGCCCCCGCGACGAGCGCAGCGTGCTGCGGTTCAACGGGACGTCGGCGGTGGCGGTGGGCATCGTCCGCCAGTCGAAGGCCAACATGGTGGACGTGGCGGACTCGATCCGCGCGGCGCTCCCCAAGATCGAGGAGGCGCTGCCGCCGGGCGTGCAGCTTCGCACCGCCTTCGACCAGTCGATCTACGTCAAGCGCTCCATCAGCGAGACGATCGACACGCTCTTCCTGGCGTTCGGGCTCGTGGTCATCATCATCTTCCTCTTCCTCCGGAACCTCCGGGCCACCATTATCCCCGGCCTGGCCATCCCAGTGTCCATCATCGGCGCGTTCGGGGTGATGTACTTCCTCGGCTTCTCCATCAACACCTTCACCCTGCTGGCGCTGATCCTGGCCATCGGGCTCGTGGTGGACGACGCCATCATCGTGCTGGAGAACGCCTACCGGCACCAGGAGGAACTCGGCGAGACGCCCGAGAACGCGGCCATGCGCGGCACCAGTGAAATCGGCTTCGCGGTCATCGCCACGACCGTGTCGCTGGTGGCCGTCTTCGCCCCGCTCGCCTTCCTGCAGGGCACCACGGGTCGGCTCTTCAACGAGTTCGGCGTGGCGCTGGCGGGCTCCGTGGTCATCTCGGGCTTCGTGGCCCTGACGCTGACACCGATGCTCTGCGCCAAGATCCTCCGGGTGCCCAAGAGCCACGGCATGGTCTACCAGAGCCTCGAGCGCGGGCTCAACTGGCTGGCCGTGACCTACGCCGCCACGCTGGCCTGGGCCATCCGGCACCGCGCCGTGATCATCGGCGGCGCCGGCGTCTCGCTGCTGGTGGCGTATGTCACCTTCCACGCCCTCAAGCGCGAGTTCATCCCGGCGGAGGACCGCGGCTTCTTCATGGCCGCCGTCACGGCTCCCCAGGGCTCGACGGTTGAGTACACCGACGGGTACCAGCGGCAGGTCGAGGCGGTCATGGCCGGGGTCCCGGAAATCCGCTCCTTCTTCAGCGTCGTCGGCTTCGGCGGCGACGTCAGCGGCGGGTTCCTCTTCGTGAACATGAAGGACTGGCGCGATCGGGTGCGGAGCACGCAGGAGGTCGTCGGCGGCATCATGCCGCAGCTCTTCGGGATTCCGGGCGTGCAGGCCTACGCCTTTTCTCCCTCGCCGATCGGCGGGTTCGGGAGCCCGGTGCAGTTCGTGGTGCAGCACCCCGACTTCGATTCGCTCACCGCCGTCATGCCTGCCTTCCTGGCGCGGGCCAGCCAGATCAAGGGGCTGGTCAACGTGCAGTCCAACCTGAAGGTCAACAAGCCCGAGCTGACGGTGCGCTACGACCGGGATCGCGCGGAGGACCTCGGCGTCTCCGTCTCCGACGTTGGGTCCACGCTCGAGACGATGCTCGGCGGCCGGCGGGTCAGCACCTTCACCCGGGACAACAAGCTGTACGACGTGATGGTCCAGATGAGCCCCGAGGATCGCGCCACCCCGTCGGACATGACGGCGCTGTACGTGCGCGGCCGGCAGGGCCAGCTGATCAACATGGCGGCGGTCACCACGGTGGACGAAGGGGTCGGCCCGCAGCGGCTCTTCCACTACAACCGGGTGCCGTCCTTCACCATCAGCGCCAATCCTCTCCCGGGTTTCACCCTTGGCGAGGCGCTCGACAGCCTCAACGCCGTGGCCGCGGAACTGCTTCCCCGCGGCAGCTCCACCGCGCTCAGCGGCGAGTTGCGGGAGTTCGCCGAGAGCGGCACCGCCCTCTACTTCGCCTTCCTGCTGGCGCTCCTGGTGGTGTACATGGTGCTGGCGGCTCAGTTTGAGTCGCTGGTCCACCCCTTCACCGTGCTCCTCGCGGTGCCGCTCGCGGTGACCGGCGCGCTCGTGACCCTCTTCTTCACCGGGGCCACGCTCAACCTGTACAGCCAGATCGGCATGATCCTCCTCATCGGTCTCGCGTCGAAGAACTCGATTCTGCTGGTGGAATACGCCAATCAGCTGCGCGAGCAGGGCAAGGGTCTCCTCGAAGCGACGCTCGAGGCGGGCCGCGTCCGGCTCCGCCCGATCCTGATGACCGCCTTCGCCACCATCTTCGGCGCCCTGCCGATTGCGCTCGGCCTGTCCGCGGGGTCGGAGAGCCGGCAGCCGCTGGGCTACGTGATCGTCGGCGGCATGTTCGTCTCGACCTTCCTGACGCTCTACCTCGTGCCGGTGGTGTACGTGCTGCTCGAAACGGTGCGCGAGCGGATGGGTGCCCGTCGTCACCCGGTGGCGGAATCGTCTGCGGGGATCGCATGA
- a CDS encoding efflux RND transporter periplasmic adaptor subunit, whose translation MTRTPTLLLLALFAAACSKGDPNAGGQGGPGGQGGGPPAALVEVAVAYTDTVVDAIAATGEIEAIQSINLRPEVDGRIVGILFREGDEVAAGTPLFKVDDAELKAQVARAEADRDLAAQALTRTRQLMSEKASSQADLERAEATARSTQAALDLLQIRLARTTIRAPFGGATGQRMVSLGDYVTSSTQLVSLQTVNPERAAFQVPERYAERLRRGQEVTFRVAALPGQEFTGVVDFVDPVVRLPGRTITVKALVPNPKRTLQAGMYVDLRLAAEVRPDAVVVPEESIVPLQGANYVYVVRDGKASRRQIGLGIRAPGIAEVRSGVDAGDTVVVGGQERLQDGMAVMIKPLPDVAPPGAGEGS comes from the coding sequence GTGACCCGTACCCCGACCCTCCTGCTCCTTGCCCTCTTCGCGGCGGCCTGTTCCAAGGGTGACCCCAATGCCGGCGGCCAGGGCGGCCCCGGCGGCCAGGGTGGCGGGCCCCCCGCCGCGCTGGTGGAGGTCGCCGTCGCCTACACCGACACGGTCGTCGATGCGATCGCCGCCACCGGCGAGATCGAGGCGATTCAGTCCATCAATCTTCGCCCCGAGGTCGACGGCCGTATCGTCGGCATTCTGTTCCGCGAGGGTGACGAGGTGGCCGCCGGCACACCCCTCTTCAAGGTGGACGACGCGGAACTGAAGGCGCAGGTGGCCCGGGCCGAGGCCGACCGCGACCTCGCCGCGCAGGCGCTGACCCGCACCCGGCAGCTCATGTCGGAAAAGGCCTCGTCGCAGGCCGACCTCGAACGCGCCGAGGCCACCGCTCGGAGCACGCAGGCGGCGCTCGACCTGCTGCAGATCCGGCTGGCCCGCACCACCATCCGTGCCCCGTTCGGCGGCGCCACCGGGCAGCGGATGGTGAGCCTCGGCGACTACGTCACCTCCTCGACGCAGCTCGTCTCGCTCCAGACGGTCAATCCGGAGCGCGCCGCCTTCCAGGTACCGGAGCGGTATGCCGAACGTCTCCGCCGCGGGCAGGAAGTCACCTTCCGCGTCGCCGCGCTGCCCGGCCAGGAATTCACGGGCGTGGTCGACTTCGTGGATCCGGTGGTGCGGTTGCCGGGTCGGACCATCACGGTCAAGGCGCTGGTGCCCAACCCGAAGCGGACCCTCCAGGCGGGGATGTACGTCGACTTGCGGCTCGCTGCCGAAGTGCGCCCCGATGCGGTTGTGGTTCCGGAAGAGTCGATTGTCCCGCTGCAGGGCGCCAACTACGTATACGTCGTGCGGGATGGAAAAGCGTCGCGGCGCCAGATCGGGCTCGGAATTCGGGCGCCGGGGATTGCCGAAGTGCGCAGCGGGGTCGATGCCGGTGACACGGTGGTCGTCGGCGGCCAGGAGCGGCTGCAGGACGGGATGGCGGTCATGATCAAGCCGCTGCCCGACGTGGCCCCACCTGGCGCGGGAGAGGGGTCCTGA
- a CDS encoding TolC family protein has translation MMLLPLLAMLQMGPAAVPQAAPSDSMPQVTLAEALAEATRYDPNYVQAAGFVGEAAWVRRAAMLVFVLPSLTASADFTGSTTPSFNFGTNSLSSTIVTARLDARYELFTGGRKIAEYQRATADLQGAVANEAGAGFLTAAQTEATFYDVLARKALVGVAQRRVERARSQLDISRARVLSGAAVQTDSLQVLLEYTRARVDLLREAAGLDVARAELGRRVGRSVAVDAAGSDTTAAPALPISLEEAVQIALAQGPQIRVAEARARSTAATVRARKAFYLPWVTLTGSIAAYDDKFYPTAADRTSGSLTITLPIWNNGVREIALAQAKSANEVAIAIRDDLQRGALADVTRSYSAYETAAAAAELAAEAVIVAEENYRVQETRYRAGAVDIIEFLNGQVDLADAESGLVQARYATKLALAGLEVILGRRLFPSENAQ, from the coding sequence ATGATGCTCCTCCCCCTCCTCGCGATGCTGCAGATGGGGCCCGCGGCGGTCCCGCAGGCGGCGCCGTCGGATTCGATGCCGCAGGTGACCCTGGCCGAGGCGCTGGCCGAGGCCACACGATACGACCCGAATTACGTGCAGGCGGCCGGTTTCGTCGGGGAGGCTGCCTGGGTTCGCCGCGCGGCGATGCTGGTGTTCGTGCTGCCGTCGCTCACGGCGTCCGCCGACTTCACCGGCTCCACCACGCCGTCGTTCAACTTCGGCACCAACAGCCTCTCGAGCACCATCGTGACGGCGCGGCTCGATGCCCGGTACGAGCTCTTCACCGGTGGCCGCAAGATTGCCGAGTACCAGCGCGCCACGGCGGACCTGCAGGGGGCGGTGGCCAACGAGGCCGGCGCCGGCTTCCTGACCGCGGCCCAGACCGAGGCCACCTTCTACGACGTGCTGGCCCGCAAGGCGCTGGTCGGCGTCGCCCAGCGGCGGGTCGAGCGGGCGCGCTCGCAGCTCGACATTTCGCGGGCCCGGGTCCTGTCCGGCGCGGCGGTGCAAACCGACTCGCTGCAGGTGCTCCTTGAGTACACCCGGGCCCGGGTCGATCTCCTCCGCGAGGCGGCTGGGCTCGACGTGGCGCGGGCGGAGCTGGGCCGACGGGTCGGTCGCTCCGTTGCGGTCGACGCCGCCGGGTCGGACACCACCGCCGCGCCCGCGCTCCCGATCTCCCTCGAGGAGGCGGTGCAGATCGCGCTCGCACAGGGTCCCCAGATCCGGGTGGCCGAGGCACGGGCCCGGTCCACCGCCGCCACGGTGCGCGCTCGCAAGGCGTTCTACCTCCCCTGGGTGACGCTCACCGGGAGCATCGCCGCCTACGACGACAAGTTTTATCCGACGGCCGCCGACCGCACCTCCGGGTCGCTGACCATCACCCTCCCGATCTGGAACAACGGTGTCCGCGAGATCGCCCTGGCGCAGGCGAAGTCGGCCAACGAGGTCGCCATCGCCATCCGCGACGACCTGCAGCGCGGCGCCCTCGCGGATGTGACCCGGAGCTACAGCGCCTACGAGACGGCGGCGGCCGCCGCCGAGCTCGCGGCGGAGGCGGTCATCGTGGCGGAGGAGAACTACCGGGTGCAGGAAACCCGGTATCGCGCCGGCGCCGTCGACATCATCGAATTCCTGAACGGCCAGGTCGACCTGGCCGACGCCGAATCGGGGCTCGTGCAGGCCCGCTACGCCACCAAGCTCGCGCTGGCCGGACTCGAAGTGATCCTCGGCCGGCGCCTCTTCCCCAGTGAGAACGCACAGTGA